From a region of the Sander lucioperca isolate FBNREF2018 chromosome 8, SLUC_FBN_1.2, whole genome shotgun sequence genome:
- the st3gal4 gene encoding CMP-N-acetylneuraminate-beta-galactosamide-alpha-2,3-sialyltransferase 4 isoform X2 gives MSMEHVKMSQKATKTGWLLLILLFFISFVTYYCSYGILQSYGGTSKSPNSSKLLCGGWLTHKKWESLNFNISRQMQLFLKMEDFFWREHLSNLALPYGIKSSEPLLVKVLAVIGNDEVPAKIANLECRTCVVIGNGFAIKNSSLGSTINKYDVVIRLNDAPVRGYEEDVGNKTTMRFFYPESASYNPGLHNEPGTLMVLVPFKPQDLRWLKEILYNEKRVRKGFWKPPPQIWLGDISKIRVLDPHFLHKTADKLLRIPLHPKSKQPVHPTTGILAVFVALNYCDVVHIAGFGYPNTKSQKHPIHYYGYDTMKSMKNSYHDLNHEAEALKRLEDSGAILYLHPH, from the exons ATGTCAATGGAGCATGTGAAGATGTCCCAGAAGGCAACTAAAA CAGGGTGGCTTCTCCTAattctcctcttcttcatctcTTTTGTCACATACTACTGCTCCTATGGCATACTTCAGAg CTACGGAGGCACCAGCAAGTCTCCGAACAGTAGCAAGTTGCTGTGTGGTGGCTGGCTAACCCATAAGAAGTGGGAGAGCCTTAACTTTAA CATTAGCAGACAGATGCAGCTCTTTCTGAAAATGGAGGATTTCTTCTGGCGGGAGCATCTGTCAAATCTGGCATTACCTTATGGAATTAAGAGCAGTG AGCCGCTGCTAGTGAAAGTTCTTGCTGTAATTGGAAATGATGAGGTGCCTGCCAAAATTGCAAA CCTTGAATGCAGAACCTGTGTTGTCATAGGCAATGGCTTTGCTATTAAAAACAGCTCCTTGGGAAGCACCATCAACAAATATGACGTGGTCATTCG GTTGAACGATGCCCCAGTGAGAGGCTATGAGGAGGACGTGGGTAACAAGACCACCATGAGGTTCTTCTACCCCGAGTCGGCCTCTTACAACCCTGGACTGCACAACGAGCCCGGCACGCTTATGGTCCTGGTGCCTTTCAAGCCGCAAGATCTCCGCTGGCTCAAAGAGATCCTCTATAATGAGAAGAGG GTCAGGAAAGGCTTTTGGAAGCCCCCTCCCCAAATCTGGTTGGGTGACATCAGTAAAATCAGAGTGCTGGACCCCCACTTTCTGCACAAGACTGCAGACAAACTGCTCCGGATCCCACTGCACCCCAAAAGTAAACAG CCAGTGCATCCTACCACGGGTATCCTCGCTGTGTTTGTTGCTCTCAACTACTGTGATGTGGTCCACATTGCTGGTTTTGGATACCCCAACACAAAGAGCCAAAAGCACCCTATCCATTACTACGGATATGACACTATGAAGTCTATGAAG AATTCTTACCATGACCTCAATCATGAAGCTGAAGCCTTAAAAAGACTGGAGGATTCGGGAGCCATTTTGTACCTGCACCCACATTGA
- the st3gal4 gene encoding CMP-N-acetylneuraminate-beta-galactosamide-alpha-2,3-sialyltransferase 4 isoform X1 — MSMEHVKMSQKATKSKLFFAGWLLLILLFFISFVTYYCSYGILQSYGGTSKSPNSSKLLCGGWLTHKKWESLNFNISRQMQLFLKMEDFFWREHLSNLALPYGIKSSEPLLVKVLAVIGNDEVPAKIANLECRTCVVIGNGFAIKNSSLGSTINKYDVVIRLNDAPVRGYEEDVGNKTTMRFFYPESASYNPGLHNEPGTLMVLVPFKPQDLRWLKEILYNEKRVRKGFWKPPPQIWLGDISKIRVLDPHFLHKTADKLLRIPLHPKSKQPVHPTTGILAVFVALNYCDVVHIAGFGYPNTKSQKHPIHYYGYDTMKSMKNSYHDLNHEAEALKRLEDSGAILYLHPH, encoded by the exons ATGTCAATGGAGCATGTGAAGATGTCCCAGAAGGCAACTAAAAGTAAGCTCTTTTTTG CAGGGTGGCTTCTCCTAattctcctcttcttcatctcTTTTGTCACATACTACTGCTCCTATGGCATACTTCAGAg CTACGGAGGCACCAGCAAGTCTCCGAACAGTAGCAAGTTGCTGTGTGGTGGCTGGCTAACCCATAAGAAGTGGGAGAGCCTTAACTTTAA CATTAGCAGACAGATGCAGCTCTTTCTGAAAATGGAGGATTTCTTCTGGCGGGAGCATCTGTCAAATCTGGCATTACCTTATGGAATTAAGAGCAGTG AGCCGCTGCTAGTGAAAGTTCTTGCTGTAATTGGAAATGATGAGGTGCCTGCCAAAATTGCAAA CCTTGAATGCAGAACCTGTGTTGTCATAGGCAATGGCTTTGCTATTAAAAACAGCTCCTTGGGAAGCACCATCAACAAATATGACGTGGTCATTCG GTTGAACGATGCCCCAGTGAGAGGCTATGAGGAGGACGTGGGTAACAAGACCACCATGAGGTTCTTCTACCCCGAGTCGGCCTCTTACAACCCTGGACTGCACAACGAGCCCGGCACGCTTATGGTCCTGGTGCCTTTCAAGCCGCAAGATCTCCGCTGGCTCAAAGAGATCCTCTATAATGAGAAGAGG GTCAGGAAAGGCTTTTGGAAGCCCCCTCCCCAAATCTGGTTGGGTGACATCAGTAAAATCAGAGTGCTGGACCCCCACTTTCTGCACAAGACTGCAGACAAACTGCTCCGGATCCCACTGCACCCCAAAAGTAAACAG CCAGTGCATCCTACCACGGGTATCCTCGCTGTGTTTGTTGCTCTCAACTACTGTGATGTGGTCCACATTGCTGGTTTTGGATACCCCAACACAAAGAGCCAAAAGCACCCTATCCATTACTACGGATATGACACTATGAAGTCTATGAAG AATTCTTACCATGACCTCAATCATGAAGCTGAAGCCTTAAAAAGACTGGAGGATTCGGGAGCCATTTTGTACCTGCACCCACATTGA